Proteins from a single region of Novosphingobium sp. CECT 9465:
- a CDS encoding LacI family DNA-binding transcriptional regulator: MKPTNASSLLELARIAGVSVSTVSRSLSGSSMIAKATRERIEALAREHGYQINRAARNLRLGRTGAIGVVLPLGHETEQHLSDPFFMSLIGPLADALSDRGYDLLLSRVIPTDGQWLDRIVDGGRVDGVLLIGQSDQIDVIERVAARYAPLVVWGAVVEGYAQLTVGSDNVAGGRIAADHLLSQGRRHLAFFGNPDVPEFSARHAGFRAALAQAGLGEGLLLPAHLTTQASYDAIRGFLGEHPPVDGIVAASDVIAMSALRALGDAGVRVPDDVAVIGYDDVMVAAQTSPPLTTIRQDVTRGAALMVDLLFERLAGEEAASVCMTPELVRRASA, encoded by the coding sequence ATGAAACCGACCAATGCCTCCAGCCTTCTTGAGCTTGCCCGGATCGCCGGAGTATCGGTTTCGACCGTTTCGCGATCGTTGTCGGGCAGTTCGATGATCGCCAAGGCGACGCGCGAACGCATCGAGGCGCTGGCGCGCGAACATGGCTACCAGATCAATCGCGCGGCGCGGAACCTGCGGCTGGGGCGCACGGGTGCAATCGGGGTGGTGCTGCCGCTGGGGCACGAGACGGAGCAGCACCTGTCCGATCCGTTCTTCATGAGCCTGATCGGCCCGCTTGCCGATGCGTTAAGCGATCGCGGTTATGATCTCCTGCTTTCGCGCGTTATCCCGACAGACGGGCAGTGGCTGGACCGGATCGTCGATGGTGGCCGGGTCGATGGCGTGCTGCTGATCGGCCAGTCAGACCAGATCGACGTGATCGAGCGGGTTGCCGCGCGCTATGCGCCGCTGGTGGTATGGGGCGCGGTGGTGGAAGGATACGCGCAATTGACCGTGGGTTCGGACAATGTCGCGGGCGGGCGGATCGCGGCCGATCATCTGCTGTCGCAAGGTCGGCGTCATCTCGCATTCTTCGGCAATCCCGACGTGCCCGAATTTTCGGCGCGCCATGCCGGATTTCGCGCGGCGCTGGCGCAGGCCGGACTGGGCGAGGGGCTGCTGCTTCCGGCGCACCTGACCACACAGGCATCCTATGACGCGATACGTGGCTTTCTGGGCGAGCATCCGCCTGTCGACGGCATCGTGGCGGCATCGGACGTGATCGCGATGAGCGCCTTGCGGGCGCTGGGCGATGCCGGGGTGCGTGTGCCCGATGACGTGGCGGTCATCGGCTATGATGACGTGATGGTTGCCGCGCAGACCAGCCCGCCGCTGACCACGATCCGGCAGGACGTTACGCGTGGGGCCGCGCTGATGGTCGATCTGCTGTTCGAGCGGCTGGCGGGCGAAGAGGCGGCTTCGGTGTGCATGACGCCCGAACTTGTCAGGCGCGCATCGGCCTGA
- a CDS encoding MFS transporter, which translates to MSDAIPRKPRLSFGRIVQMNLGFLGLQFSFGLQQSNMGPIYSYLGADEASLPLLWLAGPMTGLLIQPIIGAMSDRTVTRFGRRTPYFLIGAVLCSLCLFAMPYSRALWMAASLLWVLDAANNVTMEPYRAYISDRLDPAQRPLGFLTQSAFTGLAQTLSYLAPSLLVWGGLNADALDPSGIPVITRIAFIVGAVLSLSTIVWSVLRVPELPLTAQEIAEMQAEPLSARTTLRDLKHAIVEMPAPMRQLAVAMLFQWYAMFCYWQFIAFALARSLFGTSDATSAGFRQAVLVNGQVGAFYNFIAFIAAFAMVPIARKLGARPVHAFSVAASGLAMLALPWCSTQARLFLPMIGIGLGWASMMGNPYTILANSIPPARTGIYMGIFNMFIVIPMMIESLTMPLIYRPLLGGDPRNVLTLAGILMLAAAMATLVIRDKPAVQPAST; encoded by the coding sequence ATGAGCGACGCGATACCCCGTAAGCCACGGCTCTCGTTCGGCAGGATCGTCCAGATGAACCTGGGCTTCCTTGGCCTGCAGTTCAGCTTCGGATTGCAGCAAAGCAACATGGGACCGATCTATTCCTATCTTGGCGCCGACGAAGCATCCCTGCCCCTGCTGTGGCTTGCCGGACCGATGACCGGGCTGCTGATCCAGCCGATCATCGGCGCGATGAGCGATCGCACGGTCACCCGGTTCGGGCGCCGCACACCCTATTTCCTGATCGGCGCGGTGCTGTGCAGCCTGTGCCTGTTCGCCATGCCATACAGCCGGGCGCTGTGGATGGCGGCCAGCCTGCTGTGGGTGCTTGATGCGGCCAACAACGTGACGATGGAGCCGTACCGCGCCTACATCAGCGACCGGCTCGATCCCGCGCAACGCCCGCTCGGCTTCCTCACCCAAAGCGCGTTCACCGGCCTTGCGCAAACGCTGTCCTACCTTGCGCCATCGCTGCTGGTGTGGGGCGGACTGAATGCCGATGCGCTCGATCCTTCCGGCATTCCTGTCATCACGCGCATCGCCTTCATCGTTGGCGCGGTGCTTTCTCTATCGACCATCGTCTGGTCGGTGCTGCGTGTACCCGAACTGCCGCTGACCGCACAGGAAATTGCCGAAATGCAGGCAGAGCCGCTTTCGGCCCGCACAACCCTGCGCGATCTCAAGCATGCCATAGTGGAAATGCCCGCGCCGATGCGGCAACTTGCGGTCGCCATGCTGTTCCAGTGGTATGCGATGTTCTGCTACTGGCAGTTCATCGCCTTCGCCCTCGCCCGCTCGCTGTTCGGCACATCGGATGCCACCAGCGCGGGCTTCCGCCAGGCGGTTCTGGTCAATGGCCAGGTCGGCGCGTTCTACAATTTCATCGCGTTCATCGCCGCTTTCGCCATGGTGCCCATCGCCCGCAAGCTGGGCGCGCGCCCGGTCCACGCCTTCAGCGTCGCCGCATCCGGCCTTGCCATGCTGGCGCTGCCATGGTGCTCGACGCAGGCAAGGCTGTTCCTTCCGATGATCGGCATCGGGCTTGGCTGGGCCAGCATGATGGGCAACCCCTACACCATTCTGGCCAACAGCATTCCGCCCGCGCGCACCGGCATCTACATGGGCATCTTCAACATGTTCATCGTGATCCCGATGATGATCGAAAGCCTGACCATGCCGCTGATCTATCGTCCGCTGCTGGGCGGCGATCCGCGCAATGTGTTGACGCTGGCCGGCATACTTATGCTGGCGGCGGCAATGGCGACACTGGTGATCCGTGACAAGCCCGCGGTTCAGCCTGCCAGCACCTGA
- a CDS encoding TonB-dependent siderophore receptor, with the protein MMRKQFQALLLASATMFAGSAAHAQDEVAADAPTAAPADEEIVVTAVARGQNRLTTSVTVSSLNSDDIAKAAPRSVAEIFRNLPGIRSESSGGEGNANISVRGLPVASGGAKFLQLQEDGLPVLEFGDITFGNADIFLRSDFNVGRVESVRGGSASTFASNAPGGVINMISKTGETEGGAVQATAGIDYRDYRLDFDYGGRISDTLRYHVGGFYRQGEGPRKAGYDANKGGQIKANVTKEFDGGYVRLYGKYLNDKAIGYLPNPVLVTGTNADPKYQDLPGFSINGDTLHSRYFRDNVTLDGNNNPVTRDIRDGQHPVVYALGLESQFELGDGWNVTERFRYSDISGGFTSPFPASVDTGSAIATALGGAGSTLTYANGPKAGQAFAGSNYLAQIVLFDVKLNSLNNITNDIRVSRDFETGMGKVTLTGGFYKSRQTINTDWLWTAHLFEVAGGGNAALVDLTNAAGTALTQGGTYGYGATFFGNCCRRSYDVDYDTNAPFASLSLATDRLTLDGSLRYDFGSAKGTIAGADLGGGRVGIISRDMNGNGTISVPETQVSVVPAATAPVDYSYDYLSYSFGVNYRLADDVAVFARYSRGARANADRLLFGPAVNTTTGKLTDTGAAVDFVKQLEGGVKYRNGGVTLNATAFYAKTEEQNFEATTQTFFSRNYRAYGLELEGGYRIGAFSITAGGTYTDAKIVSDVLNPGAVGKRPRRQAKFLYQVTPQYDVGIVSIGANVIGTSSSFAQDSNLLKLPAYTQVNAFLTVKPTDRMQVSINANNLFDVKGFTEAEEGAIPANGIVRARSINGRTVSASVRFDF; encoded by the coding sequence ATGATGAGAAAGCAATTCCAGGCGCTGTTGCTGGCGTCGGCAACCATGTTCGCGGGTAGCGCAGCCCATGCGCAGGATGAAGTGGCTGCCGATGCACCGACGGCAGCCCCCGCTGATGAGGAAATCGTGGTGACGGCCGTCGCGCGCGGCCAGAACCGGCTGACGACCAGCGTTACCGTCAGTTCGTTGAACAGCGACGACATCGCCAAGGCGGCACCGCGTTCGGTGGCTGAAATTTTCCGCAACCTGCCAGGCATCCGGTCTGAATCGTCGGGCGGCGAGGGCAATGCCAACATCTCCGTGCGCGGTTTGCCCGTGGCATCGGGCGGGGCGAAGTTCCTGCAATTGCAGGAAGATGGCCTGCCGGTGCTGGAATTTGGCGACATCACCTTCGGCAATGCCGACATCTTCCTGCGCTCTGACTTCAATGTCGGGCGCGTTGAATCAGTCCGAGGCGGTTCGGCATCCACTTTTGCCTCCAACGCGCCCGGCGGTGTGATCAACATGATCTCGAAAACCGGCGAAACCGAAGGCGGCGCGGTGCAGGCGACGGCCGGAATCGATTATCGCGATTACCGGCTGGACTTCGATTACGGCGGCCGCATCAGCGATACGCTGCGCTACCACGTCGGCGGGTTTTACCGGCAGGGCGAAGGTCCGCGCAAGGCAGGCTACGACGCCAACAAGGGCGGCCAGATCAAGGCCAATGTCACCAAGGAATTCGATGGCGGCTATGTCCGTCTTTACGGCAAATACCTGAACGACAAGGCCATCGGTTACCTGCCCAATCCGGTTCTCGTCACCGGCACGAACGCCGATCCCAAGTATCAGGATCTGCCGGGCTTCAGCATCAATGGCGACACGCTGCATTCGCGCTATTTCCGCGATAACGTGACGCTGGATGGCAACAACAATCCGGTGACCCGCGATATCCGCGATGGTCAGCATCCGGTGGTCTATGCGCTGGGCCTGGAATCGCAGTTCGAACTCGGCGATGGCTGGAACGTGACCGAACGCTTCCGCTATTCGGACATTTCGGGTGGCTTTACCTCGCCGTTCCCGGCCTCGGTCGATACCGGATCGGCGATTGCCACCGCTCTTGGTGGTGCAGGATCGACGCTGACCTATGCCAATGGCCCTAAGGCCGGGCAGGCATTTGCTGGCAGCAACTATCTGGCGCAGATCGTCCTGTTCGACGTCAAGCTGAACAGCCTGAACAACATCACCAATGACATCCGCGTCAGCCGCGATTTCGAAACGGGCATGGGCAAGGTGACCCTGACGGGCGGCTTCTACAAATCGCGCCAGACGATCAACACCGACTGGCTGTGGACCGCGCACCTGTTCGAAGTGGCCGGCGGCGGCAATGCTGCGCTGGTTGACCTGACGAATGCTGCGGGAACGGCACTGACTCAGGGCGGCACTTATGGATATGGCGCGACGTTCTTCGGCAATTGCTGCCGCCGCAGCTATGATGTCGATTACGATACCAATGCCCCGTTTGCATCGCTCAGCCTCGCCACCGATAGACTGACGCTGGACGGCAGCCTGCGTTATGACTTCGGCAGTGCCAAGGGCACGATTGCCGGGGCGGACCTTGGCGGCGGACGCGTCGGCATCATTTCGCGTGACATGAACGGCAATGGCACGATCTCGGTCCCCGAAACGCAGGTTTCGGTGGTCCCGGCGGCAACCGCTCCGGTCGATTACAGCTACGATTACCTGTCGTATTCGTTCGGTGTGAATTACCGTCTGGCCGATGATGTCGCGGTGTTTGCCCGCTATAGCCGGGGCGCGCGCGCCAATGCCGATCGCCTGCTGTTCGGCCCGGCTGTGAACACCACCACTGGTAAACTGACCGATACCGGCGCAGCGGTCGATTTCGTCAAGCAGTTGGAAGGCGGCGTAAAGTATCGCAATGGCGGCGTAACGCTGAACGCCACGGCATTCTATGCCAAGACGGAAGAGCAGAACTTCGAAGCGACCACGCAGACCTTCTTCAGCCGCAATTATCGCGCTTATGGTCTGGAACTGGAAGGCGGTTATCGCATCGGGGCGTTCAGCATCACGGCTGGCGGCACTTATACCGATGCGAAGATCGTCAGTGACGTGCTCAATCCCGGCGCGGTGGGCAAGCGTCCGCGCCGCCAGGCCAAGTTTCTCTATCAGGTAACGCCGCAGTATGACGTTGGCATCGTCTCGATTGGGGCGAACGTGATCGGCACGTCGAGCAGCTTTGCGCAGGACAGCAACCTTCTGAAACTGCCCGCCTACACCCAGGTCAATGCGTTCCTGACGGTCAAGCCGACCGATCGCATGCAGGTTTCGATCAATGCCAACAACCTGTTTGACGTGAAGGGCTTCACCGAAGCGGAAGAGGGCGCAATCCCCGCCAACGGGATTGTCCGTGCGCGCTCGATCAACGGGCGCACGGTCTCGGCATCGGTCCGGTTCGACTTCTGA
- a CDS encoding glycoside hydrolase family 68 protein produces the protein MMTSPWTAIHVAGIGQQAVACAPLINKPDPLIPGIDLWDYWPVQEEDGSQAVIAGGTLFILLSAPAMADPEARHGMARLRLMHRVGARWRDLGLLFDDGFSPGSREWSGSAIVSADHGQVTLYFTAAGVRGEETLSFRQRLFETRAKLTVEDNEIAFSPWSVPVEMVEPDGEVYVRDMEGGGAIGTIKAFRDPAFFHDPANGECLVFFAASLAQSASFWNGAVGMARRAADGTWQALPPLITADGVNNELERPHAIVHQGRYYLFWSTQRKVFADGGPAGPNGLYGMVAEEFAGPWRPINGTGLVFANPPQAPFQAYSWFVLPDLTVQSFVDMTGLADPPADAGQARRHFGGAPAPELRLAIDGDRVWLA, from the coding sequence ATGATGACAAGCCCATGGACCGCCATCCACGTTGCAGGCATCGGTCAACAGGCCGTTGCTTGCGCGCCGCTGATCAACAAGCCCGATCCGCTCATCCCCGGTATTGATCTGTGGGACTACTGGCCGGTGCAGGAGGAGGATGGTTCGCAAGCCGTGATCGCGGGCGGAACGCTGTTCATCCTGCTGTCCGCGCCCGCCATGGCCGATCCCGAAGCGCGGCACGGCATGGCACGGTTGCGCCTGATGCACCGCGTGGGAGCGCGATGGCGCGACCTTGGCCTGCTGTTCGATGACGGGTTTTCGCCGGGCAGCCGTGAATGGTCCGGCTCGGCGATCGTATCTGCCGATCACGGGCAGGTTACCTTGTATTTTACGGCGGCGGGGGTTCGGGGCGAAGAGACGCTCAGTTTCCGTCAGCGCCTGTTTGAAACGCGCGCGAAATTGACGGTGGAAGACAACGAAATAGCGTTTTCGCCGTGGTCTGTGCCGGTCGAGATGGTCGAACCTGATGGCGAGGTTTACGTGCGCGATATGGAAGGCGGCGGGGCGATTGGCACGATCAAGGCCTTCCGCGACCCGGCGTTTTTTCACGATCCCGCCAATGGCGAATGCCTTGTCTTCTTCGCCGCTTCGCTGGCGCAATCGGCCTCGTTCTGGAACGGCGCGGTGGGCATGGCACGTCGCGCTGCCGATGGCACATGGCAGGCCCTGCCACCGCTGATCACCGCCGATGGCGTGAACAACGAGCTGGAACGGCCCCACGCCATCGTCCACCAGGGCCGCTACTATCTGTTCTGGTCCACCCAGCGCAAAGTGTTTGCGGACGGTGGCCCGGCGGGGCCGAATGGGCTTTACGGCATGGTAGCGGAGGAATTCGCCGGGCCATGGCGCCCCATCAACGGCACGGGCCTTGTCTTTGCCAATCCGCCGCAAGCGCCTTTTCAGGCCTATAGCTGGTTTGTATTGCCGGACCTTACCGTGCAAAGCTTCGTTGACATGACCGGGCTGGCTGATCCGCCAGCGGACGCCGGGCAGGCGCGGCGGCATTTCGGCGGCGCACCTGCCCCCGAACTGCGGCTTGCGATAGACGGAGACAGGGTGTGGTTGGCATGA
- a CDS encoding ROK family protein, with the protein MNAAEPLIVGLEFGGTKCIATLAQGQTILRQERWPTGTPQTLHTMSDMLAHWQRETPFAAIGIASFGPLHLDRSAANFGHMGNTPKPGWAGCDIFGHFARRFAVPVGIDTDVAGAALAEGTWGASQGCAVHAYATIGTGVGLGLVVHGEAVHGHLHPEAGHMRIRRQPGDMFAGACPIHGDCLEGLVGGPALAARSPIAAADIPDDDPLWQVVAADLAEWCAMLILAVSPERLVMGGGVIQSRPKLLGLIARRSAQLLNGYIDDLNAAALECLIVAPGLGANAGPLGAVVLGQRALAASA; encoded by the coding sequence ATGAACGCGGCAGAGCCTCTGATCGTCGGCCTTGAATTTGGCGGAACCAAGTGCATCGCCACGCTGGCGCAAGGCCAGACGATCCTGCGGCAGGAGCGTTGGCCGACCGGCACGCCGCAGACCTTGCACACCATGTCCGACATGCTCGCACATTGGCAGCGGGAGACGCCGTTCGCCGCTATCGGCATCGCCAGCTTCGGGCCGCTGCATCTGGATCGATCCGCAGCGAATTTCGGCCACATGGGCAACACGCCCAAGCCGGGCTGGGCAGGGTGTGACATCTTCGGCCATTTCGCGCGCCGCTTTGCCGTTCCGGTTGGCATCGATACCGACGTTGCCGGTGCGGCGCTGGCGGAGGGCACGTGGGGCGCATCGCAAGGTTGTGCAGTTCACGCCTATGCCACAATCGGTACCGGCGTCGGGCTGGGGCTGGTGGTGCATGGCGAGGCGGTGCACGGACATTTGCACCCCGAAGCCGGGCACATGCGTATCCGGCGGCAACCCGGCGATATGTTCGCCGGAGCCTGCCCGATCCACGGTGACTGCCTTGAAGGGCTGGTCGGCGGACCCGCCCTTGCCGCGCGATCACCGATCGCGGCGGCAGACATACCCGATGACGATCCCTTGTGGCAGGTGGTCGCCGCCGACCTTGCCGAATGGTGCGCGATGCTGATCCTTGCCGTTTCGCCGGAGCGGCTGGTCATGGGTGGCGGGGTGATCCAGTCGCGCCCGAAGCTGCTTGGCCTGATCGCACGGCGTTCGGCGCAATTGCTGAACGGTTATATCGACGATCTGAACGCGGCGGCGCTGGAGTGCCTGATCGTCGCGCCCGGACTTGGCGCGAACGCAGGACCATTGGGTGCTGTCGTTCTGGGCCAACGCGCGCTTGCCGCTTCCGCGTGA
- a CDS encoding sterol desaturase family protein produces the protein MSGVRVGKRIIGADSPVTVGWENLPKVEGGPFKRFFFTWFQPVTFFALLAFWYYAPNDIAKASTAIGIGIGFKLLLLGLEWVNPRHRSWQLTWKELVTDLFYVGLGYTVLRIVDNYIGDGAIIGMVQEQWNMDKLRWFTGLPLLVQALAISMIFDFGQYWMHRGMHNWYPLWLTHAPHHYITQLNINKGAVGNPVELFLIGLGIGGFFDFLPRAFLLAGTFGLTVSIYQHINARFNTPNWWRFLFNTTEHHSVHHSRDYEASRSNFAGTWIIFDRMFGTCVDGEAELLGMEGGRRMSIRETMHYPFTEAWKTMKAKFGKGRHDDEGFGPTDAVPAE, from the coding sequence ATGAGCGGAGTTCGCGTAGGCAAGCGCATCATCGGCGCGGATTCGCCGGTAACAGTGGGCTGGGAAAACCTGCCCAAGGTTGAAGGCGGGCCGTTCAAGCGGTTCTTCTTCACCTGGTTCCAGCCGGTCACGTTCTTCGCGCTGCTCGCCTTCTGGTACTATGCGCCCAATGACATCGCCAAGGCTTCCACCGCAATCGGCATCGGCATCGGCTTCAAACTGCTGCTGCTGGGTCTGGAATGGGTGAACCCGCGCCATCGCAGCTGGCAATTGACATGGAAGGAACTGGTCACCGACCTGTTCTATGTCGGGCTGGGTTACACGGTGCTGCGCATCGTCGATAACTACATCGGCGATGGCGCGATCATCGGGATGGTTCAGGAACAGTGGAACATGGACAAGCTGCGCTGGTTCACCGGGCTGCCACTGCTGGTTCAGGCACTGGCGATTTCGATGATCTTCGATTTCGGCCAATACTGGATGCATCGCGGGATGCACAACTGGTATCCGCTGTGGCTTACCCACGCGCCGCACCATTACATAACGCAGTTGAACATCAACAAGGGCGCTGTCGGCAACCCGGTTGAACTGTTCCTGATCGGTCTTGGCATCGGCGGCTTCTTCGATTTCCTGCCACGCGCCTTCCTTCTTGCCGGAACCTTCGGGCTGACCGTCAGCATTTACCAGCACATCAACGCGCGCTTCAACACGCCGAACTGGTGGCGTTTCCTGTTCAATACGACCGAGCACCACAGCGTCCATCATTCGCGCGATTACGAGGCGAGCCGCAGCAACTTTGCCGGCACGTGGATCATCTTCGACCGCATGTTCGGAACTTGCGTCGATGGTGAAGCCGAACTGCTGGGTATGGAAGGCGGCCGCCGCATGTCGATCCGCGAGACGATGCATTACCCGTTCACCGAAGCGTGGAAAACGATGAAGGCGAAGTTCGGCAAAGGCCGCCACGATGATGAAGGTTTCGGCCCCACCGATGCCGTACCGGCGGAATGA
- a CDS encoding MBL fold metallo-hydrolase produces the protein MIAYPAAAAKRAAPPVLFAERWIDGTDGAEPATQVQALDADTYVIRQSVKTNFEAPFLYLIFGRDKVLLIDSGAEGGRIRPAVDRLIADWLVANKRSEIPLIVAHSHSHGDHIAGDAAFRDRPGTTVVGLKPVDVATFFGIGKWPEEIGRFDLGGRVLRVLPTPGHQAAAIMVYDPRLKILLSGDTLYPGRLYVPVNFVGDNRASVDRLAAFAARHPIRAVLGAHIEMTRTPSRDYGHEAPTHPDEHRLELGAGSIGELQAGLKAKLDVPDAPQVHDDFIIYPVAARAE, from the coding sequence ATGATTGCATATCCGGCTGCCGCCGCCAAACGTGCTGCACCGCCCGTCCTGTTTGCCGAACGCTGGATCGACGGCACCGATGGCGCGGAACCGGCCACGCAAGTCCAGGCGCTCGACGCCGATACTTACGTCATCCGGCAATCGGTAAAGACCAACTTCGAAGCGCCGTTCCTTTACCTGATCTTCGGGCGCGACAAGGTGCTGCTGATCGACAGCGGCGCCGAAGGCGGCCGCATCAGGCCGGCCGTGGACAGACTGATCGCGGATTGGCTGGTGGCGAACAAGCGCTCCGAAATTCCGCTGATCGTGGCGCACAGCCACAGCCATGGCGATCATATCGCAGGCGATGCCGCATTTCGCGACCGCCCCGGCACCACCGTCGTCGGACTGAAGCCCGTAGACGTGGCAACCTTTTTCGGCATCGGCAAATGGCCTGAGGAAATCGGCCGGTTCGACCTTGGCGGGCGTGTGCTGCGCGTCCTGCCCACGCCGGGCCATCAGGCCGCCGCGATCATGGTCTACGATCCCCGGCTGAAAATCCTTCTCTCTGGCGATACGCTCTATCCCGGACGCCTCTACGTTCCGGTCAATTTTGTGGGCGACAATCGCGCCAGCGTCGATCGCCTTGCCGCCTTTGCCGCGCGGCACCCGATCCGCGCGGTGCTTGGCGCGCATATCGAGATGACGCGGACGCCGAGCCGCGATTACGGCCACGAAGCGCCGACGCATCCTGACGAACACCGCCTTGAACTGGGTGCAGGCAGTATCGGCGAATTGCAGGCCGGATTGAAGGCAAAGCTGGACGTGCCCGATGCGCCGCAGGTCCACGATGACTTCATCATCTACCCGGTGGCCGCCCGTGCAGAGTGA